A window from Alkalicoccobacillus plakortidis encodes these proteins:
- the spoIIID gene encoding sporulation transcriptional regulator SpoIIID, translating to MHDYIKERTIKIGRYIVETRKTVRTIAKEFGVSKSTVHKDLTERLPEINAELANEVKDILEYHKSIRHLRGGEATKVKYRKTVDVSDHLIVKSRQ from the coding sequence GTGCATGATTACATCAAAGAGCGAACCATCAAGATAGGCAGGTACATTGTTGAGACTCGAAAAACGGTGAGAACGATAGCGAAAGAGTTTGGAGTCTCAAAAAGTACTGTACACAAAGATCTCACGGAGCGTCTGCCCGAAATTAATGCGGAGCTGGCAAACGAAGTGAAAGACATTCTGGAGTATCACAAGTCCATTCGCCATTTACGGGGTGGTGAGGCGACAAAAGTAAAATATCGGAAGACTGTAGACGTTTCGGATCATCTAATTGTAAAATCTCGTCAATAA
- a CDS encoding DMT family transporter translates to MVWVSVILAGFCELFGVTMMNQLKTKRGPAPIIGLILGFASSFILLSYAMNSLPMGTVYAVWTGIGAFGGAIVGMIFYGESRDLKRLFFITLILVSVIGLKSVS, encoded by the coding sequence ATGGTTTGGGTTAGTGTGATTCTTGCAGGGTTTTGTGAATTGTTTGGTGTGACGATGATGAATCAGTTAAAAACGAAGCGTGGTCCGGCTCCGATTATTGGTTTGATTTTGGGTTTTGCTTCTAGTTTTATACTATTGTCTTATGCAATGAATTCGTTGCCGATGGGGACTGTATATGCTGTGTGGACTGGGATTGGTGCCTTTGGTGGTGCGATTGTTGGGATGATTTTTTATGGGGAATCCCGTGATTTGAAGAGGTTATTTTTTATTACATTAATTTTGGTGTCTGTTATTGGTCTTAAGTCAGTAAGTTAA
- a CDS encoding DMT family transporter has product MRNWVLLIVAAVFEVCWVIGLNQASSVLEWGGTGVAIVVSFLLLLQATKELPVATAYAVFVGLGTVGSVAVDTLVPGSGFTSC; this is encoded by the coding sequence ATGAGAAATTGGGTTTTGCTGATTGTTGCGGCGGTGTTTGAGGTGTGCTGGGTGATTGGGTTGAATCAGGCTTCGTCTGTGCTTGAGTGGGGAGGAACTGGTGTTGCCATTGTGGTGAGTTTTCTTCTTTTGCTACAAGCGACTAAGGAGCTTCCGGTTGCGACGGCGTATGCGGTGTTTGTGGGGCTTGGGACTGTGGGGTCTGTTGCGGTGGATACGCTGGTGCCTGGGTCAGGCTTTACCTCCTGCTAA